AGCTCTCTATATACATTCGAGGGATAGATGCACAGTTTTCCGTCACTGAGGAACTTTTGGATATAAGAGCGATGCACGGGACAACATCTGGACAGGACATTTTCTCACGAGTGGAACAGTGTGTCAGTGAAGCAGAATTGCAGTGGAATAAACTTGTTGGTCTTACAACGGACGGTGCACCTGCGATGTGCGGTGAGTTCCGTGGCTTGGTCGGTTTGGTTAGAGAAAAGCTGGGGCACACAGGTGAAAACCTGACAGCCTACCACTGCATCATTCACCAGGAGGCATTATGTGGAAAGGTGCTGGATAAGGGACATATAATGACAGTTGTAAACAAAACAGTAAACTTTATTCGTTCACGGGGTTTGAATCACCGGCAATTCAGGGCACTTTTAGAGGAGGAACATTGCGTGCATGAGGATGTGCCATACCACACAGAAGTGCGCTGGTTAAGTCGGGGTAAAGTGTTGCGACGATTTTTTGATACTCGCACTGAGATCGCGCGATTCATGGAAAGCAAAAATAAGTCCATCCCCGAGCTCGAGAATGAAAAATGGCTGAGCGACTTGGCATTTATGTGTGATATAACGGAGCACCTCAACAATCTAAATGTAAAACTCCAGGGTCGAAAGCAGCTAATCACTGAAATGCGAGACTCGGTAAATGCGTTTCAAATGAAACTGCGCCTGTGGGAGGGCCAGATGCGCCAAGCGAACCTGTCTCATTTTCCCGTTTGCCAGTCAGTCAGTGACACGGTCACCATCACATTCCCGACTGAACTGTATGCCGACAAACTGAACACACTGAAAGCGGAATTCAGCAGGAGATTTGCTGATTTTGAATCACAGAAGTTCAACTTCGACCTGTTTGCAAATCCATTTGTAGTTGATGTTGACACTGCACCCGAGCACTTGCAAATGGAACTAATTGAATTGCAATGTAATACTCATCTAAAAGCCCAATACCAGTCAGTTGGGGCAGCTGAATTTGCACCTCTACTCCCTGAATCGATGCCACACCTTCGCCTTCACGCTGCACGCATCATGTCTATGTTCGGAAGCACCTACTCCTGCGAGCAGATGTTCTCCATAATGAAGCTGACTAAAACATCCCACAGATCCCGCCTCACAGACGAGCATCTGGTCTCTGTATTAAAGGTAGCCATGGCAAGGGACATTAACCCTAGAATAGACAAGATCATTTCTAAGAAAAGGTGCAGAGTGTCTGGTAAGAGTTAAAAAGTGGCATGTCTAATTTGTTTAGATTTGACATAAGTCCATGAATGTGTCCTTTCAAGTTCAAGTTGAAAGCCAGATAATGCAATATCAGACAACTTGTTGACTGTTTTGCTCTATCATACAGTTTTGCTGtaaatttcttgttttgttttgagaaaaaaaagataCTGCATGTGACAAAAATGTGTTGCATTATGAAGTTCTGAAGTATCTcgaaaaaatgaattt
This genomic window from Triplophysa rosa linkage group LG18, Trosa_1v2, whole genome shotgun sequence contains:
- the LOC130569562 gene encoding general transcription factor II-I repeat domain-containing protein 2-like; the encoded protein is MAKKRKIDSEYRQFQQRWETDYLFCEYKDKPMCLICQESLAVFKEYNLRRHFETKHDQYGCMDMDMRQRKVKELKHKLQQQQNMFTRMNSHSEGAVKASFIIAEEIARACKPFTEGEFIKNCMDKVCGVVCPDKKQAFANISLSRNTVASRVDELASDIQAQLKDKAKNFVAYSLAVDESADKTDTAQLSIYIRGIDAQFSVTEELLDIRAMHGTTSGQDIFSRVEQCVSEAELQWNKLVGLTTDGAPAMCGEFRGLVGLVREKLGHTGENLTAYHCIIHQEALCGKVLDKGHIMTVVNKTVNFIRSRGLNHRQFRALLEEEHCVHEDVPYHTEVRWLSRGKVLRRFFDTRTEIARFMESKNKSIPELENEKWLSDLAFMCDITEHLNNLNVKLQGRKQLITEMRDSVNAFQMKLRLWEGQMRQANLSHFPVCQSVSDTVTITFPTELYADKLNTLKAEFSRRFADFESQKFNFDLFANPFVVDVDTAPEHLQMELIELQCNTHLKAQYQSVGAAEFAPLLPESMPHLRLHAARIMSMFGSTYSCEQMFSIMKLTKTSHRSRLTDEHLVSVLKVAMARDINPRIDKIISKKRCRVSGKS